CTCTCGCTCAGGTTCTTGTCGCTCAAGGCGTTGGCTTGCGCGCGACGCTGGGCAAACTTGCGCCCCTTGCGTTGCTGGTAACGCGCCCAGCTCACGAGAATCACCGCGTTGAACAATGCAATCCACAGGTAAACCTGCAACGTATTGAGCGCCGCGAAAATCGGTGCTTCCAGGCGCGGGCCGCCATGGGTCTCCAACATCGAGTTGATCCCGCGGGCCAACAGCCAGATCAACCCGGCCCAGGCCATCAGGGTCAACAGCACGTCGATAAGCCACATCACCTTACGTTGGCGAGTTCTGACCAGTTTCATGATCACGCCTCCTCTTCAGCAGGGCTGATACCGCGATCCGGGCTGACCCAGCGCGCGCGTTTCTGATGCTGGTTGAACAGCACCTTGGGAAAACTGACCAGGGTGGTAAACAAGCTGACCAGCCAGAACACCATCGGGTACCACACGGTCCAGAACAGGGTTTTCCACAGGTCTTTTTCGTAGCGCCGGTCGATCAGGATGCTCACCGCAAACTGCACCAGACAGACCATCGCCAGCACCAGGCCGGTAAAGGCCGGCGGCACCAGGGAGTCCACGGTAATGGCCGGTGGCAGCACCATGAATTTACCCAGCACGTAGAAGAACACCGACAACATGAAGGTGAACGCCCACCCGGTGGACAGGCAGTATTCGAACAGCAGCGGCCACAGGTAACGATGACGCCATTGCCAGATGCCACGGATATTCTTGAACAACACCTCGGCACCGCCCTGGGCCCAGCGCAGACGCTGCTTCCACAGGCCGCCGACGGTTTCGGGCATCAGGATCCAGCACAGGGCGCGGGGTTCATAGAAGATGGCCCAGTGATCGAGTTGCAGCTTCCAACTGACATCGATGTCCTCGGTGATCATGTCGGTGCTCCAGTAGTCGATGCGGTCCAGCGCCTTTTACGGAACGCTACCACCACACCCGACACCGTGAAGATCCGGCCAAACACTCGCTGCGTGCGCTTGATCAAACCGATGATCGAGGAGAACTCGCCTACCTGCACCCGACCGATCAAGGTCGAGCGCGTGCGGATCCGTGGGTTGCCGGTGACCGCCCCCAGGCGCGGGTTGTCGAGCATCGGTGCAACCATGTAGGCCGCCGCGTTTTTATCCAGCAACGCGTCGCCATCGATGCACACCAGGTATTCACTGCGCGCCGCCACCGCGCCCATGCGCAGGGCCACCGCCTTGCCTTGGTTCTGCGCCAAGTGCAGTACCCGCAGGCGTGGGTTTTCCAGCGCCAGCGCGTCGAGTACCGCGGCGGTGTTGTCCTTGGAGCCGTCGTTGACCGCGATGACTTCGATATTCGAATACACCTGGGCCAACGCGGCATGGATGGTATCGGCGGCGTTATCGCCCTCGTTGTAGCAAGGGATGATGATCGAGATCAGCGGGTTGCCAGCCAGGACCGGCGCCGGGGTGTCTTCCTTCCACGGCCAGTGCCGCTCCCAGTGCAGCCAGAAGTACAGGCCACCGGCGATCCACAGCGCCGACATGAACAGCGGGTAGAAGAACACGAAGTCCATCAGGAACTGCCCGGTGACCAGGAAGATCAGGCCCAACGGCACGCCCAATACCAGCGCCAACACGAATAAAGCCAGGATTCTGTCGAACATGGTCAAGGATTCCATTGGTTGGAAAGGGCCGGACGCACTGTCTTCAAATCCGGGGAATTTTCCAGGAAGTTATCCGGGTAGTAACCGAAGCTCGTGACACCCTGGCGCTTGAGTACACCCATCCATTCAGCCATCTGCTTGCCGTCGATATCTGGCGCGGCCTTGGTGCGCCAGTCTTTGGCTTGCAGTTCAAACACGGTTTTCTGCATCGCACCAGGGCGCGCCTTGACCGTGGCCACCAGTTTTTCCAACCAGGCATTGGAAGTCGTGTACTCCTGGCCCTCCATCAGCGGCATGGCCATGGGCGCGGTCCAGTCGTAGGTCTGGAGGAAGTCATCAAGGTTCTGCGCGAACCAGGCTTCGCTTTGTGGGTTGAGCATCGGCTCGGCGAAGATGTTACGCGCGGT
The Pseudomonas poae DNA segment above includes these coding regions:
- the pgaD gene encoding poly-beta-1,6-N-acetyl-D-glucosamine biosynthesis protein PgaD, which translates into the protein MKLVRTRQRKVMWLIDVLLTLMAWAGLIWLLARGINSMLETHGGPRLEAPIFAALNTLQVYLWIALFNAVILVSWARYQQRKGRKFAQRRAQANALSDKNLSESFSLGEGDLEQLRRPGVLVIHNDEEGGVAQVKSHVSRDVEKPGLTLVPGKDQNKDAS